One Caulobacter segnis genomic window carries:
- a CDS encoding aminotransferase class IV, with product MIPPLGVPGDDRGLLLGDGLFETMLALDGDLPHLVAHLDRMAAGCVVLGLPFDRAEAQRLARAAAPAAGRFAVRLTLTAGSGGRGLDRPAAPAPRLFATAAPSAPATTPASLIVATTRRNEGSPASRLKTLSYLDNVLARAEAREAGADEAVMLNNRGEVACAGAANLFWISEGRLFTPRLDCGALAGITRARVLASRLVEEVMVGIEALEAADAIFLTNSLIGMRPVSRLGARPLAPHPLVEALKAAFG from the coding sequence ATGATCCCGCCTCTTGGCGTTCCTGGCGACGATCGCGGCCTGCTGCTGGGCGACGGCCTGTTCGAAACGATGCTGGCCCTGGATGGCGACCTGCCGCATCTGGTCGCCCACCTCGACCGCATGGCCGCCGGCTGCGTGGTCCTGGGCCTGCCGTTCGACCGCGCCGAGGCCCAGCGTCTCGCCCGCGCGGCGGCGCCGGCCGCGGGGCGGTTCGCCGTGCGCCTGACCCTGACCGCCGGCTCGGGCGGTCGGGGCCTGGACCGGCCCGCCGCGCCGGCTCCGCGCCTGTTCGCCACGGCCGCGCCGTCGGCCCCGGCGACGACGCCGGCCAGCCTGATCGTCGCGACCACGCGCCGCAACGAGGGCTCGCCCGCTTCGCGGCTTAAGACGCTGTCCTATCTCGACAATGTCCTGGCCCGCGCCGAGGCGCGCGAGGCCGGCGCCGACGAGGCGGTGATGCTGAACAATCGCGGCGAGGTCGCCTGCGCCGGCGCGGCCAACCTGTTCTGGATTTCGGAAGGCAGGCTCTTCACGCCGCGCCTGGACTGCGGCGCGCTGGCCGGGATCACCCGCGCGCGCGTCCTGGCCTCGCGCCTGGTGGAAGAGGTTATGGTCGGGATCGAAGCGCTGGAAGCGGCCGATGCGATCTTCCTGACCAACAGCCTGATCGGCATGCGCCCGGTCTCGCGCCTGGGGGCGCGGCCGCTGGCGCCGCACCCGCTGGTGGAGGCGCTGAAAGCCGCCTTCGGCTAG
- the pabB gene encoding aminodeoxychorismate synthase, component I, producing the protein MRRVALLTVPWREPVWALAPFRDEPYACALITGGQARWSYLLRAPDQTFDILPADVVDPFARLEGLIGPRLPGDPDGPPFQGGVVGLAAYELGDRVEALGLSRTDWPDLACARYPALLAFDHHGRQVVAVGRGETDAEAKARARDALAWLDVPAPPHPEPARPLCADLAVTDGDAYEAAVAEVVERIVGGEIFQANIARGWTGRLAPGADPFDLFTRLRAASPAPFSAYWRLPGRALVSNSPERFLKLDPAGAIETKPIKGTRPRGRDPAEDLALAAELLASDKDRAENLMIVDLMRNDLARVSAPGSVRAPELFKVESFANVHHLVSTVTGQLAGGKGVADLLRASFPPGSITGAPKVQAMKVIAGLEPPRGPYCGSLFWAGFDGALDSSVLIRTVGLAQDAQGWRLEARAGAGIVADSDPRGERLETEAKIAALKKALTE; encoded by the coding sequence ATGCGCCGCGTCGCCCTCCTCACAGTCCCCTGGCGCGAGCCGGTCTGGGCGCTGGCTCCGTTCCGGGACGAGCCGTACGCCTGCGCCCTGATCACGGGTGGGCAGGCGCGGTGGTCCTATCTGCTGCGCGCGCCGGACCAGACCTTCGACATCCTGCCCGCCGACGTCGTCGATCCCTTCGCGAGGCTTGAGGGCCTGATCGGCCCCCGCCTGCCGGGCGATCCCGACGGGCCGCCGTTCCAGGGCGGCGTCGTCGGCCTGGCCGCCTATGAGCTGGGCGACCGGGTCGAGGCGCTGGGCCTTTCGCGCACCGACTGGCCCGACCTGGCCTGCGCCCGCTATCCGGCCCTGCTGGCCTTCGACCACCACGGCCGCCAGGTCGTCGCGGTCGGGCGCGGCGAGACCGACGCCGAGGCGAAGGCCCGCGCCCGCGACGCCCTGGCCTGGCTGGACGTCCCGGCGCCGCCTCATCCCGAGCCGGCCCGCCCCCTGTGCGCCGACCTCGCCGTCACCGACGGCGACGCCTACGAGGCCGCCGTCGCGGAGGTGGTCGAGCGGATCGTCGGCGGCGAGATCTTCCAGGCCAACATCGCCCGCGGCTGGACCGGCCGCCTGGCGCCGGGCGCCGATCCGTTCGACCTGTTCACGCGCCTGCGCGCCGCCAGTCCCGCGCCGTTCTCGGCCTATTGGCGCCTGCCCGGCCGGGCCCTGGTCTCCAACTCGCCCGAGCGCTTCCTGAAGCTGGACCCCGCCGGCGCCATCGAGACCAAGCCGATCAAGGGCACTCGCCCGCGCGGCCGCGACCCCGCCGAGGACCTGGCCCTGGCCGCCGAGCTGCTGGCCAGCGACAAGGACCGCGCCGAAAACCTGATGATCGTCGACCTGATGCGCAACGACCTGGCGCGGGTCAGCGCGCCCGGCAGCGTCAGGGCGCCCGAGCTCTTCAAGGTCGAGAGCTTCGCCAACGTCCATCACCTTGTTTCGACGGTGACCGGCCAGCTGGCCGGCGGCAAGGGCGTGGCCGACCTGCTGCGGGCCAGCTTCCCGCCGGGCTCGATCACCGGCGCCCCCAAGGTCCAGGCGATGAAGGTGATCGCCGGCCTGGAGCCGCCGCGCGGGCCCTATTGCGGCAGCCTGTTCTGGGCCGGGTTCGACGGGGCGCTCGACAGCAGCGTGCTGATCCGCACCGTGGGGCTCGCGCAGGACGCCCAGGGCTGGCGGCTGGAGGCCCGGGCCGGGGCCGGGATCGTCGCCGACAGCGATCCTCGCGGCGAGCGCCTGGAGACCGAGGCCAAGATCGCGGCGCTGAAGAAGGCCCTGACCGAATGA
- a CDS encoding MFS transporter, with product MSELAGTPPGVSDVAGLKGAEDVLIPAPPKRLSRSALSWILHQGTRDPYVILITIYVFSPYFSRVLVGDPVKGQATVADISTIFGLITACTAPLLGASIERFGPRKPLMALIIAIMVPLLFALWLAKPGGMPVDMVGWALIVLGVAYNWGDVTNNSLLARASDPGQEPVLSGLGYAVANGLSVSLLIFVMWAFVLPGAVPWSFVPSAPLFGLSQTEHEPSRIVGPLAGAVMLLGAIPFFLWTRDAPRTGVSVLASLKEGAKLIVDTFGNLKGHAEVAKFLGARMLYCDGMTALLIFGGLFAAGLMKWGELEMLAYGISLSIFGVLGGLIAPWLDHKLGPRRAVQVEIAGCILMLMGTLGMGREKILFFWTWDAATHPAVWNGPLFRTLPELVYLGMGLLIAVFVTAQYASSRTLLVRLAPQDRMAAFFGLFSLSGTATMWLGSLLVALATRVFESQVAGFIPIAGLLALGLIGLFTVKGGGREVSQ from the coding sequence ATGAGCGAGTTGGCGGGTACGCCTCCGGGCGTAAGTGATGTCGCGGGTCTCAAGGGGGCGGAGGACGTCCTCATTCCCGCCCCGCCCAAACGGCTCTCCCGAAGCGCGCTCAGCTGGATCCTGCACCAGGGCACGCGCGACCCCTATGTGATCCTGATCACCATCTACGTCTTCTCGCCCTATTTCTCGCGGGTGCTGGTCGGCGATCCGGTGAAGGGCCAGGCGACCGTCGCCGACATCTCCACCATCTTCGGCCTGATCACCGCCTGCACCGCGCCGCTGCTGGGCGCCTCGATCGAGCGCTTCGGGCCGCGCAAGCCGCTGATGGCCCTGATCATCGCCATCATGGTCCCGCTGCTGTTCGCCCTGTGGCTGGCCAAGCCCGGCGGCATGCCGGTCGACATGGTCGGCTGGGCCCTGATCGTGCTGGGCGTGGCCTATAACTGGGGCGACGTGACCAACAACTCGCTGCTGGCCCGTGCGTCCGACCCAGGACAGGAGCCGGTGCTGTCGGGCCTGGGCTACGCGGTCGCCAACGGCCTGTCGGTCAGCTTGCTGATCTTCGTGATGTGGGCCTTCGTGCTGCCGGGGGCCGTGCCATGGTCGTTCGTGCCGTCCGCGCCGCTGTTCGGCCTCAGCCAGACCGAGCACGAGCCCAGCCGCATCGTCGGCCCGCTGGCGGGCGCGGTCATGCTGCTGGGGGCGATCCCCTTCTTCCTGTGGACCCGCGACGCGCCGCGCACCGGCGTCTCGGTCCTGGCCTCGCTGAAGGAGGGGGCAAAGCTGATCGTCGACACCTTCGGCAACCTCAAGGGCCACGCCGAGGTCGCCAAGTTCCTGGGCGCGCGGATGCTGTACTGCGACGGCATGACGGCCCTGCTGATCTTCGGCGGCCTGTTCGCCGCCGGGCTGATGAAGTGGGGCGAGCTGGAGATGCTGGCCTACGGCATCTCGCTGTCGATCTTCGGCGTGCTGGGCGGGCTGATCGCGCCGTGGCTGGACCACAAGCTGGGCCCGCGCCGCGCCGTGCAGGTCGAGATCGCCGGCTGCATCCTGATGCTGATGGGCACGCTGGGCATGGGCCGCGAGAAGATCCTGTTCTTCTGGACCTGGGACGCGGCCACCCACCCGGCGGTCTGGAACGGCCCGCTGTTCCGCACCCTGCCCGAGCTGGTCTATCTGGGCATGGGCCTGCTGATCGCCGTCTTCGTCACCGCCCAGTACGCCTCGAGCCGCACCTTGCTCGTGCGCCTGGCCCCGCAGGACCGCATGGCCGCGTTCTTCGGCCTCTTTTCGCTGTCGGGCACGGCGACCATGTGGCTGGGCTCGCTGCTGGTGGCCCTGGCGACCAGGGTCTTCGAGAGCCAGGTCGCCGGCTTCATCCCGATCGCCGGCCTGCTGGCCCTGGGGCTGATCGGCCTGTTCACCGTCAAGGGCGGGGGACGGGAGGTTTCCCAATAG
- a CDS encoding tyrosine-protein phosphatase → MTRHIPLQGVENFRDFGDYAAGVGHLKRGVLFRAAHQAEATDADLETLASLSIATLVDLRRPNERQHSPSRRWTGFAAQVIDNDLGVTGPDPWLEFMKSQDLTETSVHGYMDAYYRRLPFKERHIDLFRRYFQALAEAKGPVLIHCAAGKDRTGVLAALTHHIAGVADDDVIDDYLLTNDPTRFERRGVGFMDYVEAATGRRPTEGAIRAAMGVEARYLAAAFEVIKAEHGSLDGYLEQVIGVDAAARDKVRAHILL, encoded by the coding sequence ATGACCCGGCACATCCCCCTCCAGGGCGTCGAGAACTTCCGCGATTTCGGCGACTACGCCGCGGGGGTGGGACATCTGAAGCGGGGCGTGCTGTTCCGCGCCGCCCACCAGGCCGAGGCGACGGACGCCGACCTCGAGACCCTGGCCTCGCTGAGCATCGCCACCCTGGTCGACCTGCGCCGCCCCAACGAACGCCAGCACTCGCCCTCGCGTCGCTGGACGGGCTTCGCCGCCCAGGTGATCGACAACGACCTGGGCGTGACGGGGCCGGATCCCTGGCTGGAGTTCATGAAGAGCCAGGACCTGACCGAGACCTCGGTCCACGGCTACATGGACGCGTATTATCGCCGGCTGCCATTCAAGGAACGGCACATCGACCTCTTCCGCCGCTACTTCCAGGCCCTGGCCGAAGCGAAAGGGCCGGTGCTGATCCACTGCGCGGCCGGCAAGGACCGCACGGGGGTGCTGGCGGCCCTGACCCACCACATCGCCGGCGTCGCGGACGACGACGTCATCGACGACTACCTGCTGACCAACGACCCCACCCGCTTCGAGCGGCGCGGCGTCGGCTTCATGGACTATGTCGAGGCCGCCACCGGCCGCCGTCCGACCGAGGGCGCGATCCGCGCGGCCATGGGCGTCGAGGCCCGCTACCTGGCCGCCGCCTTCGAAGTGATCAAGGCCGAGCACGGCTCGCTGGATGGCTATCTGGAACAGGTCATCGGCGTCGACGCCGCCGCGCGCGACAAGGTGCGGGCGCATATCCTGCTTTGA
- a CDS encoding acyltransferase family protein produces the protein MATRVTVPLSQIPPGETPVSANDEPQAAVVLERPDREAVRGGALDFLRFLASLLIVVYHYGAESPMRIERFGQVFSRGFLATDFFLMLSGYVLGRAYGGSVLSGRLSTPRFWARRAARVWPGHLVVLGLLAILVLLLNTLGTDAHKPSRFAWDQLPTQALLIHAWGFPSDGWNLPSWSLSALIVCYALFPLFWRTVSKVRHAWILPLGAAVILGVFEIIARRAFHHPLPDLQFQFGVVRALPLFILGVCLARAVDMRWPSEPMARAMLWGGVALLVITQPLDRYALPDPWLFDAPSLLAIALIVLGAGRLPVKRPRAWIEEGAKLSFALFITHIFVGVIYWSAVHKLIETVPIGIGWQWLMWLAGFPIAYGAAWLFHTCVDQPIQDRLQPLLRK, from the coding sequence ATGGCCACCCGCGTGACCGTCCCGCTTTCCCAGATTCCGCCGGGCGAGACTCCTGTCTCCGCCAACGACGAACCGCAGGCCGCGGTCGTTCTGGAACGGCCGGACCGGGAGGCCGTGCGCGGCGGGGCCCTGGATTTCCTCCGCTTCCTCGCCTCGCTGCTGATCGTGGTCTACCACTATGGCGCCGAGAGCCCGATGCGGATCGAGCGCTTCGGCCAGGTGTTCTCGCGCGGGTTCCTGGCCACCGACTTCTTCCTGATGCTGTCCGGTTACGTGCTGGGCCGGGCCTATGGCGGCTCGGTGCTGAGCGGACGGCTCTCCACGCCGCGCTTCTGGGCCCGCCGCGCCGCGCGAGTGTGGCCGGGTCACCTGGTCGTGCTGGGCCTCCTGGCCATCCTGGTCCTGCTGCTCAACACCCTCGGCACCGACGCCCACAAGCCCAGCCGCTTCGCCTGGGACCAGCTTCCGACCCAGGCCCTGCTGATCCACGCCTGGGGCTTCCCCAGCGACGGCTGGAACCTGCCCAGCTGGTCGCTGTCGGCCCTGATCGTCTGCTACGCCCTGTTCCCGCTCTTCTGGCGCACGGTCAGCAAGGTGCGCCACGCCTGGATTCTACCGCTGGGCGCGGCGGTGATCCTGGGCGTGTTCGAGATCATCGCCCGCCGGGCCTTCCACCATCCGCTGCCCGACCTGCAGTTCCAGTTCGGCGTCGTGCGGGCCCTGCCGCTGTTCATCCTGGGCGTCTGCCTGGCGCGGGCCGTCGACATGCGCTGGCCGTCCGAGCCGATGGCCCGGGCCATGCTGTGGGGCGGCGTCGCCCTGCTGGTGATCACCCAGCCCCTCGACCGCTACGCCCTGCCGGACCCGTGGCTGTTCGACGCGCCGTCGCTGCTGGCCATCGCCCTGATCGTGCTGGGCGCCGGCCGCCTGCCGGTCAAGCGCCCGCGCGCGTGGATCGAAGAGGGCGCCAAGCTGTCCTTCGCCCTGTTCATCACCCACATCTTCGTCGGCGTGATCTATTGGAGCGCCGTCCACAAGCTGATCGAGACCGTGCCGATCGGCATTGGCTGGCAGTGGCTGATGTGGCTGGCCGGCTTCCCGATCGCCTACGGCGCGGCGTGGCTGTTCCACACCTGTGTCGACCAGCCGATCCAGGATCGCCTGCAGCCGCTCTTGAGGAAATGA
- the ygiD gene encoding 4,5-DOPA dioxygenase extradiol, with product MSRMPVLFVGHGSPMNAIEDNAWNRDWARLGRELPRPKAVLMISAHWETRGASAVSSSAAPETIHDFGGFPQALFDVQYPAPGDPALAARVADLLSPDPVVQHPTRGLDHGAWGVLRPMYPDADVPVVQLSLDRGRPDRWHYQAGKRLAPLRDEGVLIMGSGDIVHNLRAIDWRQPEAPAWADRFNDTAKRLIAAGDHDPLIDWRSLGPDAEASINSAEHYLPLLYVLGAQDKDEPVGFFNDDVWAAISMTGVKIG from the coding sequence ATGTCTCGCATGCCCGTCCTGTTCGTCGGCCACGGCTCGCCGATGAACGCCATCGAGGACAACGCCTGGAACCGCGACTGGGCGCGCCTGGGCCGTGAGCTGCCGCGGCCCAAGGCCGTGCTGATGATCAGCGCCCACTGGGAGACGCGCGGCGCCTCGGCGGTGAGCAGCTCGGCCGCGCCCGAGACCATCCACGACTTCGGCGGCTTCCCGCAGGCGCTGTTCGACGTCCAGTACCCCGCGCCCGGCGATCCGGCCCTGGCGGCGCGGGTCGCCGACCTGCTGTCGCCCGATCCGGTGGTGCAGCATCCGACGCGGGGCCTGGACCACGGCGCCTGGGGCGTGCTCAGACCGATGTATCCGGACGCCGACGTGCCGGTGGTGCAGCTGAGCCTGGATCGCGGCCGCCCGGACCGCTGGCACTACCAGGCCGGCAAGCGCCTGGCCCCGCTGCGCGACGAGGGCGTGCTGATCATGGGCAGCGGCGACATCGTCCACAACCTGCGCGCCATCGACTGGCGCCAGCCCGAGGCTCCGGCCTGGGCGGATCGCTTCAACGACACCGCCAAGCGGCTGATCGCGGCCGGCGACCACGACCCGCTGATCGACTGGCGCTCGCTGGGCCCCGACGCCGAGGCCTCGATCAACAGCGCCGAGCACTACCTTCCCCTGCTCTACGTGCTGGGCGCCCAGGACAAGGACGAACCGGTCGGCTTCTTCAACGACGACGTCTGGGCGGCGATCTCGATGACCGGAGTGAAGATCGGGTGA
- a CDS encoding DJ-1/PfpI family protein, with the protein MSQTSSASLQIVIALFPGVTHLDFTGPHQILCRLPGAKVTVASLAGGEIEADGLVFARLPRLSDIETCDVLIVPGGFGVTEAMGDRDFIAEIRRLADGARYVTSVCTGSLVLGAAGLLKGRRAACHWAWRDQLALFGAIPDPSRVARDGRYITGGGVTAGIDFALTVVAELAGDDMAQGIQLAVEYAPAPPFDAGRPETAPEAVLRRVSGIYGRDMDGRLAAAKRAAERV; encoded by the coding sequence AGACCTCAAGCGCCTCGCTGCAAATCGTCATCGCGCTGTTTCCCGGCGTCACGCACCTGGACTTCACCGGTCCGCATCAGATCCTGTGCCGCCTGCCCGGCGCCAAGGTCACCGTCGCCAGCCTGGCGGGCGGCGAGATCGAGGCCGACGGCCTGGTCTTCGCCCGCCTGCCCCGGCTGTCGGATATCGAGACGTGCGACGTGCTGATCGTGCCGGGCGGCTTCGGCGTGACCGAGGCGATGGGCGACCGCGACTTCATCGCCGAGATCCGCCGACTGGCCGACGGGGCTCGGTATGTGACCTCGGTCTGTACGGGCTCGCTGGTGCTGGGCGCGGCGGGGCTGCTGAAGGGCCGGCGGGCGGCCTGTCACTGGGCCTGGCGCGACCAGCTGGCGCTGTTCGGGGCGATCCCCGATCCCTCGCGGGTGGCGCGCGACGGGCGCTACATCACCGGCGGCGGCGTCACGGCGGGCATCGACTTCGCCCTGACGGTGGTGGCCGAGCTTGCCGGCGACGACATGGCCCAGGGGATCCAGCTGGCGGTGGAGTACGCGCCCGCCCCGCCATTCGACGCGGGCCGGCCGGAGACGGCGCCGGAGGCGGTGCTGCGGCGGGTCAGCGGGATCTACGGCCGGGACATGGACGGGCGGCTGGCGGCGGCGAAGCGGGCGGCGGAGAGGGTCTAG